Below is a window of Georgenia soli DNA.
AAGCCGCTGGAGGACGCGTTCCGCCTCAGCCAGACCGAGCTGGTGCGGTGGACGCAGAGCCTGACCGGCATGGACGCCCTCGACGCCTACCAGCTGGTCAGCCAGGCGGGGCTGTCGCCGGCCGGGAACGTCGTGGACACCAACTACACGATGGTCGCGAAGCTGCCCAAGACCGTGCTGCACGGCGCGTCCGTGTACGACGACGTCCACGACCGGCTCAGGCGCACCGGCGAGGAGCACCTGCGCACCCGGTAGGCCGACGGGACAACGGGGCCGCCGTCTCGCTCTGCGCCGGGCGAGGCGGGATGCTGGGCGGGTGGGTATCGAGGACGTGCTCGCCGCGGCGCGAGCGGGCATCCGGCGGCTGGAGCCGGCGGAGGTGGTGGCGGCGGTCGAGGCCGGGGCGCTGCTGGTCGACGCCCGCACCGAGGCCCAGCGGCGCGAGCAGGGCGAGCTGCCCGGTGCCCTGGTGATCGACCGGACCGTGCTCGAGTGGCGCCTGGACCCGGCGTGCCCGTGGCGCATCCCCGAGGCCACCAGCTATGACCTGCACGTGGTGGTGGTCTGCCGGCACGGGTACAGCTCGAGCCTGGCGGCCGCGTCCCTGCGCGCGGTCGGCCTGCACCGGGCCACCGACATGATCGGCGGGGTCGAGGCGTGGCGGGCCGCCGGCCTGCCGATGAGTCAGGGGCCGGCCGACGTGCGCAGGTGAGACGGCGACCCGCCGGCCGCCGTCGTCGTCGCACGGCGGAACTCTCGCCGACGGGCGTCACGCCGCCGGGGTCGCGCTCACCCTCGGCATGGCGAGCACGGCCGCGGCGGTGAGGACGGCGGCCACGACGGCGGCGATGAACACCACGCCCGTCGCCTCGGCGATGGCCTCCGGCCCGTGGTTGCCGAGCCGGGTGTAGACCGCGTTGGAGAGGGCGCCGAACACGGCGACGCCGAACGCGCTGCCGACCGAGCGGGAGAACATGTTCGTCCCGGTCACGACCCCGCGCTCGGCCCACTCCACGCTCGACTGCGCCGCGACGATGCTCGGGGTCGAGGTCAGCCCGAGACCGAGGCCGACGACGAAGCACGCCGCCGCCACGCCGAGCAGGGCGGGGAACAGGGTGACGACCAGGGCGAGGAGGACCGTGCCGGCGACGACGAGCGCGACACCGATGAGGTTGGTCGCCCGGAAGCCCAGCCGCAGGTAGATGCGCCCGGCCTGCGAGGCGGCGATCGGCCAGCCGATGGTGAGAGCGGCGAGGGCGAGGCCGGCGACGACCGGCTCGGCGCCCAGCACGCTCTCCAGGTACGTCGGGACGTAGGAGGTGAGCCCGAGGAGGATGGCGCCGACGCCGAACGCGATGAGCGTCGTCGTCAGCAGGAGGCGCCGGGTGAGGACGAATCCGGGCAGGACCGGCTCTGCGGCCCGTCGCTCGACGAGGACGAAGAGGACGAGCAGCACGGCGCCGGCAGCGACCATGCCGACGCCGACCGGCGAGTCCCACGCCCACGTGTGCCCGCCCTCGAGCAGCGCGAGCATGAGCAGGCTCAGCGCCACGGTGAGAAGGAACGAGCCGAGGACGTCGACCTTGTGCCGCTGCCGGTGGACCGACTCGTGGAAGGACCGGGCGAGCATCCAGGCCGCGAGCAGGCACACCGGGACGTTGACGAAGAAGATGGCACGCCACAGGCCCAACGACGCGAAGACCCCGCCGAGCGTGGGGCCGAGGACGGAGGAGACCGCCCAGACGCTCGCGAGGTAGCCCTGGACCCTCGCCCGCTCGGCCACCGTGTAGATGTCCCCGGCGATCGTGATCGCCATCGGCTGCACCGCCCCGGCCCCGAGGCCCTGCACGAGGCGGGCGACGATGAGCACCGGCATGCTCCACGCGAACCCGCACAGGACGGACCCGAGGAGGAACAGCCCGATCCCGACGAGGACGACCGGCTTGCGCCCGACCATGTCGGAGACCTTGGCGTAGACGGGCACGGTGACGGCCTGCGCGAGCAGGTAGCTGGAGAACAGCCAAGGGAAGGACGTGAACCCGCCGATGTCCGCCACGATCGAGGGCACCGCCGTCGCGACGATCGTCGCGTCGATGGCGATGAGTGCCGTGGTCAGCATGAGGGCGATCAGGACGGGGCCCCGCTCGGAGCGGAAGCCGACGTCGGGCACGGCGTGGGGCGTCATCGAGTCTTCGGCACTGGGCATCGTCCCGGTCTGGCGGTCTGGTCACGGCTGGTCAGGAGAGGCACCCTACGCGGCCCAGCTCCGCAGACGCGTCAGCTCGATCCGGACGAGCGGCCCGGCCGGCGGCGTCGCGTACTGCGCGTACTTCGCCGTGAGCGCGGCCAGGGCGGTGCGGACGTCCGGCGAGCCGTCGACCTCCACGACGCCGGCGACGCCGTCCGCGCGGACCCACCACAGGGTTGACCAGTCCTCGTCGTAGTGGTCCACGAGCAGGCTGACGGCGGGGTGTGCGGCGATGTTCGCGAGGCGTTGCAGCGCCCGGGTCGACTTCGGCTTGTCGTCGACGGCGGTCCACACCACGTCCCCGACGAGCGCGAAGGTCACCGGCACCAGATGGGGGCTGCCGTCGGGCCGCACCGTGGCGAGCCGGGCGACCCGGGCCGCGGCGAGGCGCTCGCGTGCGCCGTCGTCCATGAGCCCACGTTACGACGGCGCCCGCGCCCCCTCGCCGCGCCGTCCGGAGCCGCGGTGCCTCACCGCGACGGACGCGCCCCCGCCGGGGCGGGAGCCCGGCGCAGCGTGGTCACCAGCAGCACCAGCGCCACCGCCTGGCTGATCGCGACGACCACCACCAGCGCCGGCAGCGACACCTCGTACAGCCAGCCGACGACGCCGCCGCCCACCACGGCGAGCGCCCCCTGGATCCCCGCGAAGACCCCGTAGGCGGTGGCGCGCCGCGGGGCGTCCACCAGCTCCGCGACGAGCGCCTTGACGGTGGAGTCCTGCACCCCGAACGCGAAGCCCCAGACCACCACGCCGACGAGCACCGCGGCCAGCGCGGAGGAGAGGGCCAGCGCGGGCACGAGCGCCACCAGCACGGGGACGACGTAGAGCAC
It encodes the following:
- a CDS encoding rhodanese-like domain-containing protein, giving the protein MGIEDVLAAARAGIRRLEPAEVVAAVEAGALLVDARTEAQRREQGELPGALVIDRTVLEWRLDPACPWRIPEATSYDLHVVVVCRHGYSSSLAAASLRAVGLHRATDMIGGVEAWRAAGLPMSQGPADVRR
- a CDS encoding MFS transporter, producing the protein MPSAEDSMTPHAVPDVGFRSERGPVLIALMLTTALIAIDATIVATAVPSIVADIGGFTSFPWLFSSYLLAQAVTVPVYAKVSDMVGRKPVVLVGIGLFLLGSVLCGFAWSMPVLIVARLVQGLGAGAVQPMAITIAGDIYTVAERARVQGYLASVWAVSSVLGPTLGGVFASLGLWRAIFFVNVPVCLLAAWMLARSFHESVHRQRHKVDVLGSFLLTVALSLLMLALLEGGHTWAWDSPVGVGMVAAGAVLLVLFVLVERRAAEPVLPGFVLTRRLLLTTTLIAFGVGAILLGLTSYVPTYLESVLGAEPVVAGLALAALTIGWPIAASQAGRIYLRLGFRATNLIGVALVVAGTVLLALVVTLFPALLGVAAACFVVGLGLGLTSTPSIVAAQSSVEWAERGVVTGTNMFSRSVGSAFGVAVFGALSNAVYTRLGNHGPEAIAEATGVVFIAAVVAAVLTAAAVLAMPRVSATPAA
- a CDS encoding TIGR03668 family PPOX class F420-dependent oxidoreductase translates to MDDGARERLAAARVARLATVRPDGSPHLVPVTFALVGDVVWTAVDDKPKSTRALQRLANIAAHPAVSLLVDHYDEDWSTLWWVRADGVAGVVEVDGSPDVRTALAALTAKYAQYATPPAGPLVRIELTRLRSWAA